Below is a window of Cytophagaceae bacterium DNA.
TTATATACCCTCAGATAGCCATCTGAAGCGGTTGGAGAAGTTACATCAGTACTTTGAGTTGAAAAAGATGGATATTTGCAAAAAGTATTCAGAGAATCGGTATGAGCTTTTACTGAAAAATTAGAAAATAGAATCAGGAAAAGTCCAATAAGAAATATGTGACTTTGAGGATTTTTTATGCGGTAATTCAAATTGAAATTTACCATCTTTTTTGGGTATTGTTGGTTTCCTTTTTTTATCAAAAATAGTAAATACCTGAATTGAATCAGGTACTTACTATTTTAGTTTTCAGGAATACTCTTTTAAAATTATCCTAGATTATTTTGTTTTTGTAACTGTAGCAGGCTCACAATATCCACCAGGACAAGTACAGTCTTTGGCAATTAAAGGTTCTGTTACGTCAATTATACAACCAAATTCATTGGTAACCCTTACTGTATAGTTATCCGATGGTCCCGATGGGTTTGGTAAATTAGATACCAAAATACCATGTGAAGGAATTGGGTTAACCAAATGATTTCCAGCTAAATCTGCTGGACCTGTACTGGCAGTTGGATTATAGGTATTTCCTAAGTTCCAGGCTGCTGTATCGTTGTCACGGAATCTGTTCAACACGAGCATACCGTTGTTTTGAGTCAAAGTTCCCAAACAAATTGCACTTACAGGAATCACAGTAGCCACCGGCAATGGATTAACAGTTACGAGGAATGGCTCACGCGGAGATTCGCATCGCAGGGTATCGTTGATAGGTGACAAATACATTTTGGTCTGAGTTACATATCCCCATGTCGCTCCTGCTACCGCAGTAGATGGTGTAGGAGGTGTAGCCGGACGAGCCAATGAGTCAGTTAACCAATACCATGTAAGGTAATCATTCGGAGCCTGTAGAATGGTATGATCAAAAGGTGTTGCTGTTTGATTCAAACAATATACGGGATCGGCAGCATTAGGCTGAACAGGAGTATCATGAATAATTACATCGAAATCAATAGTATCTGACTGACAATTATGTGTACTATCATATTGTGAAACCCAGTAGGTAAACGTTCCAACAACACCAGTGGGAGGAGCAGGATAAGTTACAGTTGAGTCACCAGGAAGGTCAGTTTTATCCAAACCATACCAAATCAAAGCATAGTTACCAGGAGAGTGTACAGCAGTAAGCGGTGCTGATGGATAATCTTGACACCATGCAACATCCTGTACCGTTGGCATATCTGGTTGATCCCAAATGTCTATTCGAACGGTATCGAGATGGGACTGACAATTATTGGCATCGACCTGTGCTACAAACCAGAGATCCTGGCCAACGATTGCTGTGTTGGCAAATGGTCCTACATTATGACCGATTAATGAAGTAGTATCAGGCAGGTCAACCGAAGTCGGAAGAACCGGGCCATGCCACCATCTTAGGCTATCTCCATTATGATCAATAACCGGTGAGCTTAAAAGAGCAGACAATCTTTTGGCAGCAATGAACTGACAATAAGCTGTATCTATAGCATTTGGTCTGTCTGGAAGCGGATTAATAGTTACAAAAACTGTATCTGTACTAGCACATTCCAAAGTATTAGCGGTATATGCTGCTCTAACAACATAGTTACCTTCCATAGCCTCTGTTGCCAATAATCTTCTGTCAACTGAGTCGGCAGATGTCCAACCGTCAGGCCCTAACCAGCTCCATGTCAATGGTAAAATTGGATTGATTGGATTGCTCGGTTCGGAGTTATATGCCTGAAGAAATATGGTATCTTCAGCACAAACTGGTGAGTTGGAAGAAGCAACCGGAATTGGAAGTTCGTTAATAGTAAATGTTACCTCAGTAGTATCTCTGCAAGAAATATGACCGTTTTGTTCAGAAACTAATCTGTAGTGGTATATACCAGGAGCAGTTGGTAAGGTATTTAATCTAAGTGTATCTTCCCCTGTCAATGAGTCAAGAGTAGGATTACTTGGGCCATTATTGTTCCACCACTGATATCTAAAACTTCCCTGATCAGAAAGGAATGGAGGAAGTTCATCCTGAATACCATAAGTATCGTTGGTAGTAGAAGTATAACCTGCCTGAGTATTTGCTGACTCAATAACTGGTGCAGGAGCTCCAAAACAAATCACCTGATTAGTAGGAGTTGTCAAAATTGGAGGAAGACCAGGAATTACTTTAATTGGACAACAACCTTCAAAACCGCAAGATAATGCTGAAGAATCCTTGTAATATTTGTAATCACCCATCTGCTTAATAACTAAACCCGATCCTGTCACATCAGCAAAAGTATTGGTTCCAGTGATTGTTGACCAAGTTGCTCCATTATCTGTACTTCTTTGCCAAACTACATCAGTGTAAATACCACTTGCCAAAGTAAAAGTATATTCATCACCTGGACACCAATCCCGGTGAGTAGTGATACATATTTGTCCTTCATCATCTTCAATGTTTGCATCTTGTATAGTTGGTTTAGGACCGGAATCCAAATCTAACTGGTCAAGCGTTAAAGTTTCCGCTGTAATTTCTTTAATACCTCTTGTGGTAACAATGTAACGCATTGTCAAACTCACTGTACCTCCAGGACCAGGAGCAATTGATCCAATATTCCATATCTTAGTTGCATCAGAATAAGTTCCAATACTTGGAACATTCGAGAAATAAGTCAATCCTGCAGCATAAGCAACCTCAAAAGTAACGCCAGTTGCAGTCAATGACCCTCTGTTAATAACCGCAACTGTGACTGTGACTGTATCTCCCATTGGCACATCGCCAGATGGGGAGCGTGTAATTGTTGTCTCAATATCAACAAATTGAGGCGTGTAGTTGTAGTTTACATAGGGCAGATAAAAGGTAGAGTCAGTAAAACAAGAGCCATCAAAGTTGTAAACTCTTAAGGTGTATTGCCTTCCGGGAGCAGTTGCAGGAGTTTGTAAAGTAGAATCTACAATTCCACCTACCAGCGAGGCATAGGTTGGTGAAGCTCCAAATGCCGGGCCCGAGTAGGAGTTTCCTACACTTAAACCGATTCTGCTTGCACTGTTTTGGATACCACTGACCTTGATTTTGGCATTGGCAGTGACAGAGTCGGATGCATCAAATGTCGTAATCGTCATTGCCAGAGCAGGATTACATACCTGGGCGTACGTTGACAAATGTGCAAACAACATCAAAAACGCCAGTGTGAGTGAGGCCACCCAAACTGAAGTTTTTTCTCCAAAAACAGACGCAAGTCTGATTTTCAAATAATTGTTTTCCATGATAAATTAGTATAAATTAAAATTGTTTTTTCTATTTTGTTTTTTCCACATTTGCCGGAGGACAGTACGGAATCTCACATTCTAAACACACATTTGTTACGTTTACTGTTTGATCAATCGGACAACCTTCTGCACTAATAATTCTTATTGTATATGACTGCGGACTTAGTTTGGTTGGCCCTGCGATTGTTGCTGAAACTATCCCGTTAACAGGGATGACAGCTGGCGTATTGGCAGTTCCTGAATTGTATGTTGCCCCTTGATTAAATGAATACATTTCATTTTCTCTAAATCTTGTCAATATTAGCATTCCGTTATCCAGAACTTGTTTTCCAACACATGTCGGATTAATTGCTAATACTTGTGTGACAGGATAAGTATTTATTCTAGCTTCAACAGTACTTCTAAAGGTGCTAGAACAATTTTTAGGCGAAATACACGATGCGAAATAATTTCTCGATTCACTTAATATTGGAGTAGCAAAATTCGTACCAGTTGCTATACCACTTCCTGAAAATTGCTGATCAAACCATGTAATTGTTCCAGTACAATTTGACCCTCCCAGGTTTACGCTTCCCGGACCGCAAATCTGACTTCCTGATAATGAAGGAGGTAGAGGTAAAGGAAGGATTGAAACTGTAGCTGAATCATTATTAATACAACCGTTAGAATCTGTAACCATCAAATAATATGTACCATTATGAGTTGTACTATCTGCATTACTAATTAATGGATTTTGTAGATTTGAATTAAATCCTGACGGGCCTGTCCAACTGTAAATATTTCCCCCTGATGAAGCCAATTGGATATCAGAATCTGTGCAAAACTCTCCTGCGGTAATTGATATTGTTGGGTTTGCATAAATGGTAACCAATGCCGGATCCGAATTTGTGGTTCCGCAACCAGCTCCGGAGGCGGTGGCAACTAGTCTGTATCCTCTTAAACCGGGAGTTCCGGTATTTACAATTAAACTATCTGTATTTTCTCCCGGAATATTGTTATAAACAACTCCGACCAGCTGCTGCCATTGAAAAGTAATTGTACCTGTGCCATTAGATGGGTTTCCTTTTAAAACTAAAGGTGAATTTTGGCAAATAGACATATTTGCTACATTTACACTGATTGTTAAATTTGGAACAATGATTACTCTGCTTGTTGAGGAAGTATCCATTCCACAACCTACCCCGCTTGCAGTAGCTATAATTCTGTAAAACAAAGTATCAGAGGTCGCAGTATTTACCAGAACTGTATTACTATTCGCACCAGAAATATTTACAAAATTTATGCTATCCGCCGAGACCTGCCATTGATATGAAATAGTGCCGGTTGCATTATGAGGAGTGGCAGTAATCGTTGTACTTGCCCCTTCACAAACTGTTATATTTGGAATATCTACTGAAACCGATAAATTCGGAACAACGGTTACTGTGGAAACAGAAGATGTTGAAGTTCCACAACCGATACCACTTGCAGTAGCAATAACCTTAAAATAATTAACTCCAACAGTTGAAGTAGGTACCAAAAGACTGTCACCAATGGCTCCCGGAATATTTATAAATGAAATATTATCAGAAGAAATCTGCCACTGATATGTGATAATTCCTGTTCCATTGGTTGTATTAGCATCAATTTGTAAAATTCCCCC
It encodes the following:
- a CDS encoding DUF11 domain-containing protein, with translation MENNYLKIRLASVFGEKTSVWVASLTLAFLMLFAHLSTYAQVCNPALAMTITTFDASDSVTANAKIKVSGIQNSASRIGLSVGNSYSGPAFGASPTYASLVGGIVDSTLQTPATAPGRQYTLRVYNFDGSCFTDSTFYLPYVNYNYTPQFVDIETTITRSPSGDVPMGDTVTVTVAVINRGSLTATGVTFEVAYAAGLTYFSNVPSIGTYSDATKIWNIGSIAPGPGGTVSLTMRYIVTTRGIKEITAETLTLDQLDLDSGPKPTIQDANIEDDEGQICITTHRDWCPGDEYTFTLASGIYTDVVWQRSTDNGATWSTITGTNTFADVTGSGLVIKQMGDYKYYKDSSALSCGFEGCCPIKVIPGLPPILTTPTNQVICFGAPAPVIESANTQAGYTSTTNDTYGIQDELPPFLSDQGSFRYQWWNNNGPSNPTLDSLTGEDTLRLNTLPTAPGIYHYRLVSEQNGHISCRDTTEVTFTINELPIPVASSNSPVCAEDTIFLQAYNSEPSNPINPILPLTWSWLGPDGWTSADSVDRRLLATEAMEGNYVVRAAYTANTLECASTDTVFVTINPLPDRPNAIDTAYCQFIAAKRLSALLSSPVIDHNGDSLRWWHGPVLPTSVDLPDTTSLIGHNVGPFANTAIVGQDLWFVAQVDANNCQSHLDTVRIDIWDQPDMPTVQDVAWCQDYPSAPLTAVHSPGNYALIWYGLDKTDLPGDSTVTYPAPPTGVVGTFTYWVSQYDSTHNCQSDTIDFDVIIHDTPVQPNAADPVYCLNQTATPFDHTILQAPNDYLTWYWLTDSLARPATPPTPSTAVAGATWGYVTQTKMYLSPINDTLRCESPREPFLVTVNPLPVATVIPVSAICLGTLTQNNGMLVLNRFRDNDTAAWNLGNTYNPTASTGPADLAGNHLVNPIPSHGILVSNLPNPSGPSDNYTVRVTNEFGCIIDVTEPLIAKDCTCPGGYCEPATVTKTK